A window of the Bradyrhizobium ottawaense genome harbors these coding sequences:
- a CDS encoding TrmJ/YjtD family RNA methyltransferase codes for MSGSGTDKTKSGLDLAGPVVILVEPQLGENIGMAARAMGNFALSRLRIVNPRDGWPNIAAQRAAAGADQILEQAQLFDTVEQAVADLTLLFATTARAHDQAKPVVAPAEAAGEIATHAASGGGVGILFGRERYGLQNEEVALANRIITFPVNPGFASLNLAQAVLLIGYEWFKLSTGGALPFAMPEHSERASQHQMQAFFDNLIRELDKVEFLRPPEKRETMLVNLRNIFTRMDPTKQDMHTLHGVVMAIAEGRKGPAKGGVLDGEQATRLRALLAEHGQGAAAPGDNSTVRGLARLLRRNPTDAERILWQALTRDRRFAGQFKRQTPVGRHIPDFVSFVHRIAIELVNAHESEAIVADRAGRRAWLEARDYRVVEMAVADVERDLDGELARLEASLRQAS; via the coding sequence ATGTCCGGTTCGGGCACCGATAAAACCAAGTCTGGTTTGGACTTAGCCGGACCTGTTGTGATTCTTGTCGAGCCGCAGCTCGGCGAGAATATCGGCATGGCCGCGCGGGCGATGGGCAACTTCGCACTCTCGCGTTTAAGAATCGTCAATCCGCGCGACGGCTGGCCGAACATCGCGGCGCAACGCGCGGCGGCCGGCGCCGACCAGATTCTGGAGCAGGCGCAATTGTTCGACACGGTCGAGCAGGCGGTCGCCGATCTGACGCTGCTGTTTGCGACCACCGCGCGTGCCCACGACCAGGCCAAGCCGGTGGTCGCGCCGGCGGAAGCCGCCGGCGAGATCGCGACGCATGCGGCCAGCGGAGGTGGGGTCGGCATCCTGTTCGGCCGCGAGCGTTACGGACTCCAGAACGAGGAGGTCGCGCTCGCCAACCGGATCATCACCTTTCCGGTCAACCCGGGTTTTGCGTCGCTCAACCTGGCGCAGGCGGTGCTGCTGATCGGCTATGAATGGTTCAAGCTCTCGACCGGCGGCGCGTTGCCGTTCGCGATGCCCGAACATTCCGAGCGCGCCTCCCAGCACCAGATGCAGGCTTTCTTCGACAACCTGATCCGGGAACTCGACAAGGTCGAATTCCTGCGCCCGCCGGAAAAGCGGGAGACCATGCTGGTCAACCTGCGCAACATTTTTACGCGGATGGACCCGACCAAGCAGGACATGCATACTTTGCATGGGGTTGTTATGGCGATTGCCGAAGGCCGCAAAGGTCCGGCCAAGGGCGGCGTGCTCGACGGCGAACAGGCGACCCGGCTGCGCGCGCTGCTGGCCGAGCACGGGCAGGGCGCGGCGGCGCCCGGCGACAACAGCACGGTTCGCGGGCTGGCCCGGCTGCTGCGGCGCAACCCGACCGACGCCGAGCGGATCCTGTGGCAGGCACTGACCCGCGACCGCCGGTTCGCCGGACAGTTCAAGCGGCAGACGCCCGTCGGCCGCCACATCCCAGATTTCGTCTCCTTCGTGCACCGGATCGCGATCGAGCTGGTCAACGCCCACGAGTCGGAGGCCATCGTTGCCGACCGTGCCGGCCGAAGGGCATGGCTGGAAGCGCGCGATTACCGGGTGGTCGAGATGGCGGTGGCCGACGTCGAGCGCGACCTCGATGGCGAACTCGCGCGGCTGGAGGCCAGCCTTCGGCAGGCGAGTTAG
- a CDS encoding TetR/AcrR family transcriptional regulator, whose translation MGKSVPKKKPVAAAHGAGDEESARGRLLNAATRLFCRYGINATGIDAIINEAGTAKTTLYKLFGSKTNLVHAVLESEGKQWREWFITSIETGGGDAQAKLTRIFPALKQWFAEERFYGCPFINAVGEHDKDAKQFRAIALKHKKVVLAHIEKLAGEMGAGEPQMLAHQLALLIDGAIVAAMVTRDPGVADTAGLAAGNLFGPSKARKPKRAAGPAAQLVAV comes from the coding sequence ATGGGCAAATCAGTTCCGAAGAAGAAACCGGTCGCGGCAGCGCATGGCGCAGGCGACGAGGAATCCGCGCGCGGACGCCTGCTCAACGCGGCGACGCGGCTGTTCTGCCGATACGGAATCAACGCCACCGGCATCGATGCCATCATCAACGAAGCCGGCACCGCGAAGACCACGCTCTACAAATTGTTCGGATCGAAGACCAACCTGGTGCATGCCGTGCTGGAAAGCGAGGGCAAGCAGTGGCGCGAATGGTTCATCACATCGATCGAAACCGGCGGCGGCGACGCGCAGGCGAAGCTGACGCGGATCTTTCCAGCATTGAAGCAATGGTTCGCCGAAGAGCGTTTCTACGGCTGCCCCTTCATCAACGCCGTCGGCGAGCATGACAAGGACGCCAAGCAGTTCCGCGCCATCGCGCTGAAGCACAAGAAGGTCGTGCTCGCACATATCGAGAAACTCGCCGGTGAAATGGGCGCGGGCGAGCCGCAAATGCTGGCGCATCAACTCGCGCTGTTGATCGACGGCGCCATTGTCGCCGCCATGGTGACCCGCGATCCCGGCGTTGCCGACACCGCAGGCCTTGCCGCCGGCAACCTGTTCGGACCTTCCAAGGCGAGGAAGCCGAAACGGGCCGCTGGCCCGGCGGCGCAGCTCGTGGCGGTCTAG